The following coding sequences are from one Pseudomonas oryzae window:
- a CDS encoding polysaccharide pyruvyl transferase family protein, producing the protein MTNHADAPGSGCPTTGPPPTLLFGAFDRHNFGDLLFPHIAAALLPGRVLRFAGLAARDLRPWGGHKVEALAALAREFAGRPVDLLHVGGELLTCDAWEAAVMLLPAGQVPATLARLDHLPAERLAWAREQLGIPDRAPYVAGRALFPQARLLFAAVGGMDLDTRAAALRAEVLAKLHAADALSVRDRRTQALLQEAGIAAPLLPDPAVLVRVLFGPRIDRHAAQGEIAELRRAFPHGYLAVQFSAEFGDDASLTTIAAQLDRVARTHGLGIVFFRAGAAPWHDDLDGYRRTAARMRAPARIVSTLDIWDICALLARSRGFLGSSLHGRIVAMAYALPRLNLQRGAPGKPAAYAATWEPAALPVSVALAGIAEGVTAALAADPAQLLRLADELAARYRAGFAPLCERLG; encoded by the coding sequence AGGCAGTGGATGCCCGACGACAGGGCCGCCGCCCACCCTGCTGTTCGGCGCCTTCGACCGGCACAACTTCGGCGACCTGCTGTTCCCGCACATCGCCGCTGCGCTGCTGCCGGGGCGCGTGCTGCGCTTCGCCGGGCTGGCCGCCCGCGACCTGCGGCCGTGGGGCGGGCACAAGGTCGAGGCGCTGGCGGCGCTGGCTCGGGAGTTCGCCGGCCGGCCGGTCGACCTGCTGCACGTCGGCGGCGAGCTGCTGACCTGCGATGCCTGGGAGGCGGCGGTGATGCTGCTGCCGGCGGGCCAGGTGCCAGCCACGCTGGCGCGCCTCGACCATCTGCCGGCCGAGCGCCTGGCCTGGGCGCGGGAGCAGCTCGGCATCCCCGACCGGGCGCCCTACGTGGCGGGGCGCGCGCTGTTCCCGCAGGCGCGCCTGCTGTTCGCCGCGGTGGGCGGCATGGATCTGGACACGCGCGCTGCGGCATTGCGCGCCGAGGTGCTGGCCAAGCTGCACGCGGCGGACGCGCTGAGCGTGCGCGACCGCCGCACCCAGGCGCTGCTGCAGGAGGCCGGCATCGCCGCGCCACTGCTGCCCGACCCGGCGGTGCTGGTGCGCGTGCTGTTCGGCCCACGCATCGACCGACACGCCGCGCAGGGCGAGATCGCCGAACTGCGGCGCGCCTTCCCGCACGGCTATCTGGCCGTGCAGTTCAGCGCCGAGTTCGGCGACGACGCCAGCCTGACCACCATCGCCGCGCAGCTCGACCGCGTCGCCCGGACCCACGGCCTGGGAATAGTCTTCTTCCGCGCCGGTGCCGCGCCCTGGCACGACGACCTGGACGGTTACCGGCGCACGGCGGCGCGGATGCGCGCGCCGGCGCGCATCGTCAGCACGCTGGATATCTGGGACATCTGCGCGCTGCTCGCCCGCAGCCGCGGCTTTCTCGGCAGCAGCCTGCACGGGCGGATCGTCGCCATGGCCTACGCCCTGCCGCGCCTCAACCTGCAGCGTGGCGCGCCCGGCAAACCAGCGGCCTATGCCGCCACCTGGGAGCCCGCCGCTCTGCCGGTCAGCGTTGCGCTGGCGGGGATCGCCGAGGGCGTGACTGCCGCGCTGGCAGCCGATCCCGCTCAACTGCTTCGGCTGGCCGACGAGCTGGCCGCGCGCTACCGGGCGGGTTTCGCGCCGCTATGCGAGCGGCTGGGCTGA
- a CDS encoding patatin-like phospholipase family protein, with amino-acid sequence MDRQSGKTAFVLAGGGSLGAVQVGMLKALLAEGVAADLVVGSSVGAINAAYFAAAPDREGIARLERIWLELRRNDIFPLTLADTLLGLLGRRDYLVPAGPLRRLIESCLPYRLLEEAALPCHVVATDVLTGKEVILSRGEALPALLASAAIPAVYPTVSIDGLPLMDGGIASNTPISAALTLGASRVLVLPTGTPCALKTPPHGALATALHAINLLSMRQLVADVDRFASRCELIVLPPLCPQAVNAYDFSHSAELIERAERAARRWLQDGMQRLQDKAPHALLVPHRH; translated from the coding sequence ATGGATCGGCAATCGGGCAAGACGGCCTTCGTGCTGGCCGGCGGCGGCAGTCTCGGCGCCGTGCAGGTGGGCATGCTCAAGGCGCTGCTGGCCGAGGGGGTGGCCGCCGACCTGGTGGTCGGCTCCTCGGTGGGCGCGATCAACGCCGCCTACTTCGCCGCCGCGCCCGATCGCGAGGGCATCGCGCGGCTGGAGCGCATCTGGCTGGAGCTGCGGCGCAACGACATCTTTCCCCTCACGCTGGCCGATACCCTGCTGGGCCTGCTCGGTCGCCGCGACTACCTGGTGCCGGCCGGCCCGCTGCGCCGGCTGATCGAATCGTGCCTGCCCTATCGCCTGCTGGAGGAAGCCGCGCTGCCCTGCCACGTGGTCGCTACCGACGTGCTGACCGGCAAGGAGGTGATCCTCTCCCGTGGCGAGGCGCTGCCCGCGCTGCTGGCCAGCGCGGCGATTCCGGCGGTGTACCCGACGGTGAGCATCGACGGGCTGCCGCTGATGGACGGCGGCATCGCCAGCAACACGCCGATTTCCGCCGCGCTGACGCTGGGCGCCAGCCGCGTGCTGGTGCTGCCGACCGGCACGCCCTGCGCGCTGAAGACGCCGCCGCACGGGGCGCTGGCGACAGCGCTGCACGCCATCAATCTGCTGTCCATGCGCCAGCTGGTCGCCGATGTCGACCGCTTCGCCAGCCGCTGCGAGCTGATTGTCCTGCCGCCGCTGTGCCCGCAGGCGGTCAACGCCTACGACTTCTCGCACAGCGCCGAGCTGATCGAGCGCGCCGAACGGGCCGCCCGCCGCTGGCTGCAGGATGGCATGCAGCGCCTGCAGGACAAGGCCCCGCACGCGCTGCTGGTCCCTCACCGTCACTGA
- a CDS encoding PhzF family phenazine biosynthesis protein, whose translation MRQIPFKQVDVFTKTPFQGNPVAVVLQAEGLSGEDMQRIARWTNLSETTFVLPASSADADYRVRIFTPASELPFAGHPTIGTAHALLEAGVIAPRDGRLVQECAAGLIGLEVCEDGDGERWITFDLPQPAITPLDATEIDELEAILGCAVSRAAQPRLIDVGARWIVAQLASAEAVLACQPDMARMKRIEQEPQETGVTIFGEHAPGAPARIEVRSFAPACGIEEDPVCGSGNGCVAAFIRASEQTARFGSQYLATQGTAIGRAGLLRIAIDAERIRVGGMAVTCVDGQLRTA comes from the coding sequence ATGCGCCAGATACCGTTCAAGCAAGTCGACGTGTTCACCAAGACCCCGTTCCAGGGCAATCCGGTTGCCGTGGTGCTGCAGGCCGAGGGCCTCTCCGGCGAGGACATGCAGCGGATCGCCCGCTGGACCAACCTGTCGGAAACCACCTTCGTGCTGCCGGCCAGCAGCGCCGATGCCGACTACCGGGTGCGCATCTTCACCCCCGCCTCCGAACTGCCGTTCGCCGGCCACCCCACCATCGGCACCGCCCACGCGCTGCTGGAGGCCGGGGTGATCGCCCCGCGCGACGGCCGGCTGGTGCAGGAGTGCGCGGCCGGGCTGATCGGCCTGGAAGTGTGCGAGGACGGCGACGGCGAACGCTGGATCACCTTCGACCTGCCGCAGCCGGCGATCACGCCGCTGGACGCAACCGAGATCGACGAGCTGGAGGCCATCCTCGGCTGCGCCGTGTCCCGCGCGGCCCAGCCACGACTGATCGACGTCGGCGCGCGCTGGATCGTCGCCCAGCTGGCCAGCGCCGAAGCGGTGCTGGCCTGCCAGCCGGACATGGCGCGCATGAAGCGGATCGAGCAGGAGCCACAGGAAACCGGGGTGACCATCTTCGGCGAGCACGCGCCGGGCGCGCCGGCGCGCATCGAGGTGCGCTCCTTCGCCCCGGCGTGTGGCATCGAGGAGGACCCGGTGTGCGGCAGCGGCAACGGCTGCGTGGCCGCCTTCATCCGCGCCAGCGAGCAGACCGCGCGCTTCGGCAGCCAGTACCTCGCCACCCAGGGCACCGCCATCGGCCGCGCCGGGCTGCTGCGCATCGCCATCGACGCCGAGCGCATCCGGGTCGGCGGCATGGCGGTGACCTGCGTCGACGGGCAGCTGCGCACCGCATAG
- a CDS encoding glycerophosphodiester phosphodiesterase: MPQAAAHRLMLALGSALLLTACAGGTGVKYPTLDGARPLVIGHRGAAGYLPDHTLEGYRKAIALGADFIEPDLVATRDGVLVARHEPNITATTDVKDHPEFASRKTRRTIDGVEEEGWFVSDFTLAELRTLGAIQPFPERDQSYNGKFPIPTLEEVLDLARSESARLGRSIGVYAETKHPTWHARQGLGLEDRLLAILARYGYTRRDSPVILQSFEVANLKYLRGKTQLRLVQLVDASDIGADGGIQLVAPFDKPYDFAVAGDPRTFADLLTLEGLAEIATYADGIGPWKPYLIPSRLLDDDRDGQPDDRNGDGQLDERDRVLMAPTAVVGNAHAAGLFVHPYTFRSEARRLASDFRGDPLAEYRLFYALGVDGVFSEFADQATAARDH; this comes from the coding sequence ATGCCCCAAGCCGCTGCACACCGGCTGATGCTGGCCCTGGGCTCCGCGCTGCTGCTGACGGCCTGTGCCGGTGGCACGGGCGTGAAATACCCCACGCTGGACGGTGCCAGGCCGCTGGTGATCGGCCATCGCGGCGCCGCCGGCTACCTGCCGGACCACACGCTGGAGGGTTACCGCAAGGCCATCGCGCTGGGCGCCGACTTCATCGAGCCCGACCTGGTGGCCACCCGCGATGGCGTGCTGGTGGCGCGCCACGAGCCGAACATCACCGCCACCACCGACGTGAAGGATCACCCCGAGTTCGCCAGCCGCAAGACGCGGCGCACGATCGATGGGGTCGAGGAGGAAGGCTGGTTCGTCAGCGACTTCACCCTCGCCGAACTGAGAACCCTGGGCGCCATCCAGCCGTTCCCCGAGCGCGATCAGTCCTACAACGGCAAGTTCCCGATTCCCACCCTCGAGGAAGTGCTCGACCTCGCCCGCAGCGAGAGTGCACGCCTGGGGCGCAGCATCGGCGTGTATGCCGAAACCAAGCATCCCACGTGGCACGCCCGCCAGGGCCTCGGGCTGGAGGATCGCCTGCTCGCCATCCTGGCCCGCTACGGCTACACCCGACGGGATTCGCCGGTGATCCTGCAGTCGTTCGAGGTGGCCAACCTCAAGTACCTGCGCGGCAAGACGCAGTTGCGTCTGGTGCAACTGGTCGACGCCAGCGACATCGGCGCCGATGGCGGCATCCAGCTGGTCGCGCCCTTCGACAAGCCCTACGACTTCGCCGTGGCCGGCGATCCGCGCACCTTCGCCGATCTGCTGACCCTCGAGGGCCTCGCGGAGATCGCGACCTACGCCGACGGCATCGGCCCGTGGAAGCCATACCTGATTCCTTCAAGGCTGCTGGACGACGACCGCGACGGCCAGCCGGACGACCGCAACGGCGACGGCCAGCTCGACGAGCGCGACCGGGTGCTGATGGCGCCCACCGCGGTGGTCGGCAACGCCCACGCCGCCGGGCTGTTCGTGCATCCCTACACCTTCCGCAGCGAGGCCAGGCGCCTGGCGTCGGACTTCCGAGGCGATCCCCTGGCCGAATACCGGCTGTTCTACGCGCTGGGGGTGGACGGGGTGTTCAGCGAGTTCGCCGACCAGGCGACGGCGGCGCGGGACCATTGA
- a CDS encoding LTA synthase family protein — protein sequence MRPSSSSFAAPRPGLREHLAFTALSGLLLLLLYAVLRAALLVYNRDLIGSTPLGNFVEAFGNGLRFDLRVVVFGIAPLLLAIPSQLLIGARRWQLAWLSLFASLTLFLGVLELDFYREFHQRLNALVFQYLGEDPKTVLSMLWYGFPVGRYLLAWALASWLLFKAFQRLHRWCLPRIERARDVRWHWRLGAFVLCLLVAVVAARGTLRQGPPLRWGDASTTDSVFANQLGYNGVLSLVDAAKGRWSDHRDNVWKASLPPAEAEQRVRDMLLTPHERLVDADRAAVRRVMAPSEQGTLPIRNVVVILMESFAGHYVGALGGEGNITPNFDRLSKEGLLFTRYFSNGTHTHQGMFATMACFPNLPGFEYLMQQPEGTHRFSGLPQLLGQRGFDNLYVYNGDFGWDNQQGFFGNQGMTRFIGRNDYENPVFSDPTWGVSDQDMFDRGAEELAKQDRERPFYALLQTLSNHTPYALPEQLPVEKVSGFGALDEHLTAMRYSDWALGQFFDKARQEPYFKDTLFVIVGDHGFGAPEQLSDIDLYRFHVPLLLIGPGVQDKFGARNDIAGTQLDVVPTIMGRLGGAVQHQCWGRDLLSLDAADQGFGVVKPSGSDQTVALVSGSRLLVLPQGGAPKLYDYRLHERAGVDPVRDEQAIGQLMPQLQAFLQVATRSLQDNSAGVVDGPAGGSLAQAAAPRKAE from the coding sequence ATGCGTCCATCGTCATCCTCCTTCGCCGCGCCCCGTCCCGGCCTGCGCGAGCACCTGGCCTTCACCGCCCTCAGCGGTCTGTTGCTGCTGCTCCTCTATGCCGTGCTGCGCGCGGCCCTGCTGGTCTACAACCGCGACCTGATCGGCAGCACGCCGCTGGGTAACTTCGTCGAGGCCTTCGGCAATGGCCTGCGTTTCGACCTGCGCGTGGTAGTGTTCGGGATCGCGCCGCTCTTGCTGGCGATCCCCAGCCAGCTGCTGATCGGCGCGCGGCGCTGGCAACTGGCCTGGCTGAGCCTGTTCGCCAGCCTCACGCTGTTCCTCGGTGTGCTCGAGCTGGACTTCTACCGCGAGTTCCACCAGCGCCTGAATGCCCTGGTGTTCCAGTACCTCGGCGAAGACCCGAAGACGGTGCTGAGCATGCTCTGGTACGGCTTCCCGGTGGGTCGTTACCTGCTGGCCTGGGCGCTGGCCAGCTGGCTGCTGTTCAAGGCGTTCCAGCGCCTGCACCGCTGGTGCCTGCCGCGCATCGAGCGCGCGCGGGACGTGCGCTGGCACTGGCGGCTCGGCGCCTTCGTGCTGTGCCTGCTGGTGGCGGTGGTCGCCGCCCGCGGTACCCTGCGCCAGGGTCCGCCGCTGCGCTGGGGCGACGCCAGCACCACCGACTCGGTGTTCGCCAACCAGCTCGGCTACAACGGCGTCCTGTCGCTGGTCGACGCCGCCAAGGGACGCTGGTCCGATCACCGCGACAACGTGTGGAAGGCCAGCCTGCCGCCGGCCGAGGCCGAGCAACGGGTGCGCGACATGCTGCTGACCCCGCACGAGCGGCTGGTCGACGCCGACCGCGCGGCGGTGCGCCGGGTGATGGCGCCGAGCGAGCAGGGCACCCTGCCGATCCGCAACGTGGTGGTGATCCTCATGGAGAGCTTCGCCGGCCACTACGTCGGCGCGCTGGGCGGTGAGGGCAACATCACCCCCAACTTCGACCGCCTGAGCAAGGAAGGGCTGCTGTTCACCCGCTACTTCTCCAACGGCACCCACACCCACCAGGGCATGTTCGCCACCATGGCCTGCTTCCCCAACCTGCCGGGCTTCGAATACCTGATGCAGCAGCCGGAAGGCACCCACCGCTTCTCCGGCCTGCCGCAGCTGCTCGGCCAGCGCGGCTTCGACAACCTGTACGTCTACAACGGCGATTTCGGCTGGGACAACCAGCAGGGATTCTTCGGCAACCAGGGCATGACCCGCTTCATCGGCCGCAACGACTACGAGAACCCGGTGTTCTCCGACCCGACCTGGGGCGTGTCCGACCAGGACATGTTCGACCGTGGCGCCGAGGAGCTGGCCAAGCAGGACCGCGAGCGGCCGTTCTACGCGCTGCTGCAGACCCTCTCCAACCACACCCCCTACGCGCTGCCCGAGCAGCTGCCGGTGGAGAAGGTGAGCGGCTTCGGCGCGCTCGACGAGCACCTGACCGCCATGCGCTACTCCGACTGGGCGCTGGGGCAGTTCTTCGACAAGGCCCGTCAGGAGCCGTACTTCAAGGACACCCTGTTCGTCATCGTCGGCGACCACGGCTTCGGTGCCCCCGAGCAGCTCAGCGACATCGACCTGTACCGCTTCCACGTGCCGCTGCTGCTGATCGGCCCGGGGGTGCAGGACAAGTTCGGCGCGCGCAACGACATCGCCGGCACCCAGCTGGACGTGGTGCCGACCATCATGGGCCGCCTCGGCGGCGCGGTGCAGCACCAGTGCTGGGGCCGCGACCTGCTCAGCCTCGACGCGGCGGACCAGGGCTTCGGCGTGGTCAAGCCGTCCGGCAGCGACCAGACCGTGGCGCTGGTCTCGGGCAGTCGCCTGCTGGTGCTGCCGCAGGGCGGCGCGCCCAAGCTCTACGACTACCGCCTGCACGAGCGGGCCGGCGTCGACCCTGTGCGCGACGAGCAGGCCATCGGCCAGCTCATGCCGCAGTTGCAGGCCTTCCTGCAGGTGGCCACCCGGAGCCTGCAGGACAACAGCGCCGGCGTGGTCGACGGGCCGGCGGGTGGTTCGCTGGCCCAGGCCGCAGCCCCGCGCAAGGCGGAATGA
- a CDS encoding magnesium and cobalt transport protein CorA, with protein MGQVVAAAAYHRGRKVADIDIGEGSQWAAKPGHMVWIGLRDPDRELLHALQQQFNLHELAMEDAIARHTRPKLETFGDALFMVVYSPIRVGGQLTFVETQLFAGKGYVISARYGDSAPYSTVRQRCEARPLLLEQGEDYVLYALLGFVIENYRPLLDSIFEELEDLEQTVLSRSLTPEDIEHIADLRRDLLRLRRQIAPLAEICRELQQLDFPFIDKPMRPYFRDIAIHVARLQEDLNGQREMADHAIELGLLLEASRQSVVQRKFAAWAAILAFPTALAGIYGMNFEHMPELTWQYGYFGVLGVIVLGCGGLYANFKRLDWL; from the coding sequence ATGGGCCAGGTCGTTGCCGCCGCTGCCTATCACCGGGGACGCAAGGTCGCCGATATCGACATCGGGGAAGGCAGCCAGTGGGCCGCGAAGCCCGGGCACATGGTGTGGATCGGCCTGCGCGACCCGGACCGCGAGCTGCTGCACGCTCTTCAGCAGCAGTTCAACCTGCACGAACTGGCCATGGAGGACGCCATCGCCCGGCACACGCGGCCCAAGCTGGAAACCTTCGGCGATGCGCTGTTCATGGTGGTCTACTCGCCGATCCGCGTGGGTGGGCAACTGACCTTCGTCGAGACCCAGCTGTTCGCCGGCAAGGGCTACGTGATCAGCGCCCGCTACGGCGACTCGGCGCCGTACTCCACCGTGCGCCAACGCTGCGAGGCGCGCCCGCTGCTGCTCGAGCAGGGCGAGGATTACGTGCTGTACGCGCTGCTCGGCTTCGTCATCGAGAACTACCGGCCGCTGCTCGACAGCATCTTCGAGGAGCTGGAGGATCTCGAGCAGACCGTGCTCAGCCGCTCGCTGACGCCCGAAGACATCGAGCACATCGCCGATCTGCGCCGCGACCTGCTGCGCCTGCGCCGGCAGATCGCGCCCCTGGCGGAGATCTGCCGCGAGCTGCAGCAGCTCGATTTCCCGTTCATCGACAAGCCGATGCGCCCGTACTTCCGCGACATCGCCATCCACGTCGCCCGCCTGCAGGAAGACCTCAACGGCCAGCGCGAGATGGCCGATCATGCCATCGAGCTCGGCCTGCTTCTGGAAGCCTCGCGGCAGAGCGTTGTGCAGCGCAAGTTCGCCGCCTGGGCGGCGATCCTCGCCTTCCCGACCGCGCTGGCCGGCATCTACGGGATGAACTTCGAGCACATGCCCGAGCTGACCTGGCAGTACGGCTACTTCGGCGTGCTCGGGGTGATCGTGCTCGGCTGCGGCGGGCTCTATGCCAACTTCAAGCGGCTGGACTGGCTGTAG
- a CDS encoding HupE/UreJ family protein: MHSLSLRGTGALVARLRRSLLLPLLSALLFMAAPAALAHGVAEGDKGFIQESSGVMLLPFVYLGAKHMITGYDHLLFLFGVIFFLYRLRDVGLYVTLFAVGHSVTLLLGVLLEISVSAYLVDAIIGFSVVYKALDNLGAFQRWFGCQPDTRAATLVFGLIHGFGLATKILDYQIAADGLIANLIAFNVGVEIGQLLALGAILIAMGYWRRSAGFWRHAYTANVAMLSAGFLLMGYQLTGLIVSQ; the protein is encoded by the coding sequence ATGCATTCGTTATCCCTGCGCGGGACAGGTGCGCTCGTCGCGCGCCTGCGCCGCTCGTTACTGCTGCCCCTGCTCAGCGCCCTGCTGTTCATGGCCGCGCCCGCGGCCCTGGCCCACGGCGTGGCCGAGGGCGACAAGGGCTTCATCCAGGAAAGCTCGGGGGTGATGCTGCTGCCGTTCGTCTACCTGGGCGCCAAGCACATGATCACCGGCTACGATCACCTGCTGTTCCTCTTCGGGGTGATCTTCTTCCTCTACCGCCTCAGGGACGTCGGCCTCTACGTCACGCTGTTCGCGGTCGGCCACTCGGTCACCCTGCTGCTCGGCGTACTGCTGGAGATCAGCGTCAGCGCCTACCTGGTCGACGCCATCATCGGCTTCTCGGTGGTGTACAAGGCGCTCGACAACCTGGGCGCCTTCCAGCGCTGGTTCGGCTGCCAGCCGGATACCCGCGCGGCCACCCTGGTGTTCGGCCTGATCCACGGCTTCGGCCTGGCCACCAAGATCCTCGACTACCAGATCGCCGCCGATGGCCTGATCGCCAACCTGATCGCCTTCAACGTCGGCGTCGAGATCGGCCAGTTGCTGGCCCTCGGCGCCATCCTGATCGCCATGGGCTACTGGCGGCGCAGCGCCGGTTTCTGGCGCCACGCCTACACCGCCAACGTCGCCATGCTGAGCGCCGGTTTCCTGCTGATGGGTTACCAGCTCACCGGTCTGATCGTGTCCCAGTAA
- a CDS encoding transmembrane anchor protein, translating to MYNKRPDLNELPSSAQLLRSTVLALIAAGALLVTVVMPAEYAIDPTGVGRLLGMTQMGELKATLAAEATAEEPAAEPQPAVAAALSAPAAAPAAPAEPQAPQIAAQKHEVNLILKPNQATEIKLEMKQGAEARFHWTANGGLLNYDTHGDPYKAPKGFYHGYGKGKQTPEQQGVLVAAFDGKHGWFWRNRSNQTVKLTLRTEGDYITIEQVL from the coding sequence ATGTACAACAAGCGTCCCGATCTCAATGAGCTGCCGAGCAGCGCCCAGCTGCTGCGCTCCACCGTCCTCGCCCTGATCGCCGCCGGCGCCCTGCTGGTGACCGTGGTGATGCCGGCGGAATACGCCATCGACCCGACCGGCGTCGGCCGCCTGCTGGGGATGACCCAGATGGGCGAGCTGAAGGCCACCCTGGCCGCGGAGGCCACCGCCGAGGAACCCGCCGCCGAGCCGCAGCCCGCGGTGGCGGCAGCCCTGTCGGCCCCCGCTGCTGCCCCGGCCGCTCCGGCCGAGCCGCAGGCACCGCAGATCGCTGCACAGAAGCACGAGGTGAACCTCATCCTGAAGCCCAACCAGGCCACCGAGATCAAGCTGGAGATGAAGCAGGGCGCCGAGGCGCGCTTCCACTGGACGGCCAATGGCGGCCTGCTCAACTACGACACCCACGGCGACCCGTACAAGGCGCCCAAGGGCTTCTACCATGGCTATGGCAAGGGCAAGCAGACGCCCGAGCAGCAGGGCGTGCTGGTCGCCGCCTTCGACGGCAAGCACGGCTGGTTCTGGCGCAACCGCAGCAACCAGACGGTGAAGCTGACCCTGCGCACCGAGGGTGACTACATCACCATCGAGCAGGTGCTCTGA
- a CDS encoding hemolysin family protein, with product MEILILIGLIVLNGVFAMSEIALVTARKARLMKLAAEGDSAAATALKLGEDPTKFLSTIQIGITSISILNGIVGEAVLAAPLSQWLQSLGAPERTASIGATAAVVVVITYVSIVIGELVPKRLGQISPEPIARLVARPMQALALLTRPFVMLLSVSTHALLRLMGVRQTGQAIVTEEEIHALLEEGSEAGVIEQHQHEMVRNVFRLDDRQLGSLMIPRSDIVCIDIRRSAEENLQILIESEHSRFPVCDGSLDKLLGVIHAKQALACVAKGQTPDFSTNLQPCVYVPETLTGMELLEEFRANDMQMAFVIDEYGEIEGIVTLQDVLEAVTGEFTPRNAEDAWAVQREDGSWLLDGAIPIPEMKDRLELKNVPEEDKGRYHTISGMIMLLLGRVPSTGSYTDWGGWRFEVVDMDGKRIDKVLATPIPVEAGDAGAPVE from the coding sequence ATGGAAATCCTGATCCTGATCGGCCTCATCGTGCTCAACGGCGTATTCGCCATGTCGGAGATCGCCCTGGTCACCGCGCGCAAGGCACGCCTGATGAAGCTGGCCGCCGAGGGCGACAGCGCCGCAGCCACCGCCCTCAAGCTGGGCGAGGATCCGACCAAGTTCCTCTCGACCATCCAGATCGGCATCACCTCGATCAGCATCCTCAACGGTATCGTCGGCGAGGCGGTGCTGGCCGCGCCGCTGTCGCAGTGGCTGCAGTCCCTCGGTGCGCCGGAAAGAACCGCGAGCATCGGCGCCACGGCGGCGGTGGTCGTGGTGATCACCTACGTCTCCATCGTGATCGGCGAGCTGGTGCCCAAGCGCCTCGGCCAGATCAGCCCCGAGCCCATCGCGCGCCTGGTCGCCCGCCCCATGCAGGCGCTGGCGCTGCTCACCCGGCCCTTCGTGATGCTGCTGTCGGTGTCCACCCACGCGCTGCTGCGCCTGATGGGCGTGCGGCAGACCGGCCAGGCCATCGTCACCGAAGAGGAGATCCATGCCCTGCTGGAAGAAGGCTCCGAAGCCGGCGTCATCGAGCAGCACCAGCACGAGATGGTGCGCAACGTGTTCCGCCTCGACGACCGCCAGCTCGGCTCACTGATGATCCCCCGCTCGGACATCGTCTGCATCGACATCCGCCGCTCCGCCGAGGAGAACCTGCAGATCCTCATCGAGTCGGAGCACTCGCGTTTCCCGGTGTGCGACGGCAGCCTCGACAAGCTGCTCGGCGTCATCCACGCCAAGCAGGCGCTGGCCTGCGTCGCCAAGGGGCAGACGCCGGACTTCTCGACCAACCTGCAGCCCTGCGTGTACGTGCCGGAGACGCTGACCGGCATGGAGCTGCTCGAGGAGTTCCGCGCCAACGACATGCAGATGGCCTTCGTCATCGACGAGTACGGCGAGATCGAAGGCATAGTGACCCTGCAGGACGTGCTCGAGGCGGTGACCGGCGAGTTCACCCCGCGCAATGCCGAGGATGCCTGGGCGGTGCAGCGCGAGGACGGCTCCTGGCTGCTGGACGGCGCCATTCCGATTCCGGAGATGAAGGATCGCCTGGAGCTGAAGAACGTCCCCGAGGAGGACAAGGGCCGCTACCACACCATCAGCGGGATGATCATGCTGCTCCTCGGCCGCGTGCCCTCCACCGGCAGCTACACGGACTGGGGCGGCTGGCGCTTCGAGGTGGTGGACATGGACGGCAAGCGCATCGACAAGGTGCTTGCCACGCCGATTCCGGTCGAGGCAGGCGACGCCGGCGCGCCCGTGGAATAG
- the ycaC gene encoding isochorismate family cysteine hydrolase YcaC: MATPYTRLDKDQAAVLLVDHQAGLLSLVRDIDPDRFKNNVLALGDLAQYFKLPTILTTSFENGPNGPLVPELKAQFPDAPYIARPGQINAWDNADFVDAVKATGRKQLLIAGVVTEVCVAFPALSAIEEGFEVFVVTDASGTFNALTRDSAWQRMTAAGAQLMTWFAVACELHRDWRNDIEGLGTLFSNHIPDYRNLITSYTTLTSGK; encoded by the coding sequence ATGGCTACTCCCTACACGCGGCTCGACAAGGACCAGGCTGCCGTCCTGCTGGTCGACCACCAGGCCGGCCTGCTGTCGCTGGTACGCGACATCGACCCGGACCGCTTCAAGAACAACGTGCTGGCCCTCGGCGATCTGGCCCAGTACTTCAAGCTGCCTACCATCCTCACCACCAGCTTCGAGAACGGTCCCAACGGCCCGCTGGTGCCCGAACTCAAGGCGCAGTTCCCCGACGCGCCCTACATCGCCCGCCCGGGGCAGATCAACGCCTGGGACAACGCGGACTTCGTCGACGCGGTGAAGGCCACCGGCAGGAAGCAGTTGCTCATCGCCGGGGTGGTCACCGAGGTGTGCGTGGCCTTTCCGGCGCTGTCGGCCATCGAGGAGGGCTTCGAGGTGTTCGTGGTCACCGACGCCTCCGGCACCTTCAATGCGCTCACCCGCGATAGCGCCTGGCAGCGCATGACGGCCGCCGGCGCGCAGCTGATGACCTGGTTCGCGGTGGCCTGCGAGCTGCACCGCGACTGGCGCAACGACATCGAGGGGCTGGGCACGCTGTTCTCCAACCACATCCCCGACTATCGCAACCTGATCACCAGCTACACGACGCTGACCAGCGGCAAGTAG